DNA sequence from the Bacillota bacterium genome:
GCCCATGCCGCTGGCTGACTGCCACTTGTGGTCACGTTCCCGCCGCCGCGGCCGATCGGCCGGGACCTCGGGCGCCTCGGGAGGTTCGGGATCCGCCGGCGCCTCAGCCGGGGCGGCCGCCGCCGGCCCGGGCTCGACCGTCAAGGTCACGCCCTCCGCCTTGAGGTCCTCGATGACCTCGCCGATGGTCATTTGCGGGCCCCGGGCCCTCGACCAGTCGAAGTCGGGCGAGAGCAAATCAGGCAGGACCCGCTGGGTCGTCGCCCAATCGGCGCCGATGGCCGCGGCCACCTGGCCCCACTCCTCAACGTCATGCTTGGCCAGCGAGCCGTCAGAGGCGATGTGCTTCAGCTGGTGGTACACGA
Encoded proteins:
- a CDS encoding putative metallopeptidase; translation: MPDYQPAELYEDIARALYERMPELRHAPVGSIAFVENTAKKSVSTRRVSLAKLLSRPKKKVTKYATTRKLSPLIQWMTNKSYVIEIFQDAVESFSREQRILLVYHQLKHIASDGSLAKHDVEEWGQVAAAIGADWATTQRVLPDLLSPDFDWSRARGPQMTIGEVIEDLKAEGVTLTVEPGPAAAAPAEAPADPEPPEAPEVPADRPRRRERDHKWQSASGMGIKGLVPRPAVGDVAGGGSA